The genomic DNA CCCTTGCCCTCATAGTGAATCTCCGCCTGCGCGATGGCGGTAGAAGCGACAGTGTTCTCCGCCGATACATCTTCCGGCCGCACGATACCTGTGAGCACGATTTTCTCCTTCTCGCCGTTCACGCCGACGGTGCGTGTGCCTTCTACCTTCAGGTTGCCGTTGGGGAGCACCTCTCTCACCACCACGCTGATTTTGCCCACCAGCGTGCCGCTGCGGGTGGTACTGCCCGAAGCCTGCGAGTTGGTCTTGCCGCTGAGCGACCATTCGGGCAACATACTGAGCAGCGGACCCACGCCCGGCTTGGTGGATGCCGAATCGCTTTTGCTGGTTTTGGTGTCGGCACGGCTCGATGCGGTGGTGCTTTCGTAAATCAGCACCGTTAGCACGTCGCCCTCTTTGATTGCCTTGCGGTCGGCATACAGGCTGCGGTTTCCATCCTTCCACAGCGAGTCCGCAAAGACGTACCCGCCAATCAATATGCCGATGAGCACTACCACTAACGCTCGCATCGTCATCTCCTCCTTACTGCACGTCCACTGTGACCGTCTCCGCATCCGCCACAGTAGCCAGCAGAGTCCTGCGCGTGTCGGTAACCTGCACTCGAATGCGTGCACCTACTTTGCCGTCCTGCATGGCAACCGCGCCTGTTTCTATCACCGCTCCGTCCAGCCTGACCAGCAGCTTCACGTTTTGCCCATGCCGAATCACAGCAGGCAGGTCTATCGCCGAGCGTTTCAGTGGCTGTCCGGGGGCGAGCGGGCGGCGGGCGATTTTACCGACAACCTCGGCAGGGTCGGTGAGCAGATCCGGGTCGTCCGCGCTGGTTGCCAGGCGTTGCATGGCTACTGCGTCGGCATCTATCGCCTCGCCTGTGTGTATCGTGCGTCGGGCTACCAGCACCTCACGCCACTGACTAACGCGCAGACGGACGTTGAGGGTAGCAGTTGGGGCTCCATCGCAGAGTATCTGTACCGGAACCACGTACAAGCCCGTTCCCAGTGCACGGGGTTCGCCCGTTGTGAGCTGCACATTATCGTTCGGCAACGGAAGGTCACGAAGAGGGATGTCGCATACCGCCTGAGTGTCATCCGACA from Armatimonadota bacterium includes the following:
- the flgH gene encoding flagellar L-ring protein, with translation MRALVVVLIGILIGGYVFADSLWKDGNRSLYADRKAIKEGDVLTVLIYESTTASSRADTKTSKSDSASTKPGVGPLLSMLPEWSLSGKTNSQASGSTTRSGTLVGKISVVVREVLPNGNLKVEGTRTVGVNGEKEKIVLTGIVRPEDVSAENTVASTAIAQAEIHYEGKGPVGSKQREGLLTKLLKWLF